A region from the Musa acuminata AAA Group cultivar baxijiao chromosome BXJ1-10, Cavendish_Baxijiao_AAA, whole genome shotgun sequence genome encodes:
- the LOC103973636 gene encoding exocyst complex component EXO70H1, with the protein MTIKGLRRLLSSYSLGRHHHHHHHDRPSSASSPASYPHTTPPPPLQQQQLIAGGVMKDDVAAIEAILAKWEPDDAAYAKSSSLFHGDRAEACEYLAAVRDLQRAMLSFVSSDASSESSSHAALIRAQTLMQTAMRRLEKEFYQILAANRHRLDPESVSARSSTHSSASDDAEYDDVRGARNSMGDVEGAAAIAMDDLHAIAETMISVGYGKECVKVYKVLRKSIVDEGLYRLGFERLSPSQVHKLDWQVLEPKIRSWLGASRVAVSTLFSGERVLSDHVFASSDSIREAVFADISGDAAVQFLRFPESVAKCKRSTEKMFRILDLCEAVSELLPEIEPVFSFVSTAAVRDQALSAYSKLAETARAILADFEAAIHKEHSKSLPPGGGIHPLTRHAMDYVITLADYEPTLAEIFADFPLHTQSSLSDFFDSSYSESRPSSPAFSSSISSIDDGHGSEIAVRFAWLILVLLCKLDGKAAAYRDAGLSYLFLANNLQYIVNKVRSSRLWGMLGEEWTARHAAKARQHAAGYERVAWGKVLALVTAEEVSPGEARDRMRAFNAALEEACTAQAGWVVADAEMREEVRAAVRGMLLPAYRGFYEQWRVVLEGSGAVRFSPEEVRDRLAELFDGSDDSGSGSCSSYRLGSDSGSVRSEPSPRPI; encoded by the coding sequence ATGACGATAAAGGGTTTGCGACGCCTGCTGTCTTCCTACTCCTTGGGGCggcaccaccaccatcaccatcacGACCGTCCGTCCTCAGCGTCATCGCCCGCATCATATCCTCAtacgacgccgccgccgccgctgcagcAGCAACAGCTGATCGCGGGCGGGGTGATGAAGGACGACGTGGCGGCGATCGAGGCCATCCTGGCTAAGTGGGAGCCGGACGACGCCGCGTACGCCAAGAGCTCCTCCCTCTTCCACGGGGACCGCGCAGAGGCCTGCGAGTACCTCGCCGCCGTCCGTGACCTCCAGCGCGCCATGCTGTCCTTTGTCTCCAGCGATGCCTCCTCGGAGTCGTCGTCCCACGCCGCCCTCATCCGCGCCCAGACCCTAATGCAGACCGCCATGCGCCGCCTCGAGAAGGAGTTCTATCAGATACTCGCAGCCAACCGCCACCGCCTTGATCCCGAGTCCGTCTCCGCCCGCTCCTCCACCCACTCTAGCGCCTCCGACGACGCCGAGTACGACGATGTACGGGGAGCCAGGAACTCCATGGGCGATGTCGAGGGCGCCGCGGCCATCGCCATGGATGACCTTCACGCCATCGCCGAGACCATGATCTCTGTCGGGTACGGCAAGGAGTGCGTCAAGGTCTACAAGGTCCTTCGCAAGTCCATCGTCGACGAGGGGCTCTACCGCCTCGGGTTCGAGCGGCTCAGCCCGTCCCAAGTCCACAAGCTCGATTGGCAGGTGCTCGAGCCAAAGATCCGATCTTGGCTCGGCGCCTCGCGCGTGGCCGTCAGCACTCTGTTTTCTGGCGAGCGGGTCCTCTCGGACCATGTCTTCGCCAGCTCCGACTCCATACGGGAGGCCGTCTTCGCCGACATCTCAGGCGACGCCGCCGTGCAGTTCCTCCGGTTCCCGGAGTCGGTGGCGAAATGCAAGCGCTCCACGGAGAAGATGTTTCGGATCTTGGATCTCTGCGAAGCCGTCTCGGAACTGTTGCCGGAGATCGAACCTGTGTTCTCCTTCGTGTCTACAGCCGCCGTCCGGGACCAGGCCCTCTCTGCATACTCCAAGCTCGCCGAGACCGCTCGCGCCATCCTCGCCGACTTCGAAGCGGCCATCCACAAGGAGCACTCCAAGTCGCTGCCTCCCGGTGGAGGGATCCACCCGCTCACCCGTCACGCGATGGACTACGTCATTACCCTCGCCGACTACGAGCCCACCCTCGCTGAGATCTTCGCGGATTTCCCCCTTCATACCCAGAGCTCCCTCTCCGACTTCTTCGATAGCTCGTACTCGGAGTCGCGGCCGTCCTCGCCGGcgttctcctcctccatctcctccaTCGACGACGGCCACGGGTCGGAAATCGCCGTGCGGTTCGCGTGGCTCATATTGGTGCTGCTCTGCAAGCTCGACGGCAAGGCGGCCGCGTACCGAGATGCTGGCCTATCGTACCTCTTCCTGGCGAACAACCTGCAGTACATAGTGAACAAGGTGCGGTCTTCCCGGCTGTGGGGGATGCTGGGCGAGGAGTGGACGGCTCGGCATGCGGCGAAGGCGAGGCAACACGCTGCCGGGTACGAGAGGGTGGCGTGGGGGAAGGTGCTGGCGTTGGTGACGGCGGAGGAGGTGTCGCCGGGCGAGGCGCGGGATCGGATGCGTGCGTTCAACGCGGCGCTGGAGGAGGCATGCACCGCCCAGGCCGGGTGGGTGGTGGCTGACGCTGAGATGAGGGAGGAGGTGAGAGCGGCGGTGCGGGGGATGCTGCTTCCAGCGTACCGAGGGTTCTACGAGCAGTGGAGAGTCGTGCTCGAGGGCAGCGGCGCGGTGAGGTTTTCGCCGGAGGAAGTACGAGACAGGCTGGCGGAGCTGTTCGACGGCTCCGACGATTCCGGCTCCGGTTCGTGCTCGAGTTATCGCCTCGGTTCGGATTCTGGCTCTGTCCGGTCCGAGCCATCACCCAGGCCCATATAA
- the LOC135594886 gene encoding uncharacterized protein LOC135594886 gives MSSGCRSSLSCVDARVPVRATYVNLYKWPESDAEFVKSVTRGGGDGGGGGRVDDRVGSTSFDGRRRWSAEPTVVDSYSCRQIYLRSYTFSRKESVPEKTLRCLGRVKERAAVFPFLQQKNEDAAGSIDGDTSSKKNIDKRKTKTKTKRKKKKKKKACVTARKLREMSYSTLCFIFHRLLSCTSSVDVVDRG, from the coding sequence ATGAGCTCCGGGTGCAGGTCGTCTCTCAGCTGCGTGGACGCACGTGTGCCTGTGAGAGCAACCTATGTGAACCTCTACAAGTGGCCGGAGTCCGACGCCGAGTTCGTGAAGTCAGTGACCAGAGGAGGtggtgatggaggaggaggaggaagagtcgACGACCGCGTGGGCAGCACCAGCTTTgatgggaggaggaggtggagtgcAGAACCGACGGTGGTCGATAGCTACTCATGCAGGCAGATATATCTGAGGAGCTACACTTTTTCGAGGAAGGAGAGTGTCCCCGAGAAGACACTGCGGTGCCTCGGAAGAGTCAAGGAGAGAGCCGCTGTGTTCCCTTTCCTCCAACAGAAGAATGAAGACGCTGCAGGAAGTATTGACGGTGATACCAGTAGTAAGAAGAACATCGATAagaggaagacgaagacgaagaccaaaaggaagaagaagaagaagaaaaaggcttGCGTGACAGCGAGGAAGCTGCGCGAGATGTCCTACTCCACCCTTTGTTTCATCTTCCATCGTCTCCTTTCCTGCACTTCCAGCGTCGATGTGGTGGATCGAGGGTGA